Proteins from one Devosia chinhatensis genomic window:
- a CDS encoding zinc-binding dehydrogenase encodes MKRAVYFEFGTPEKVLQAEEAPTPEPGPGQVRVRMMLSAVHNHDLMTIAGQYGFKPNLPAVPGTEAVGRVDALGEGVTHLSLGQRVAGGAEGTWAQFYLADAARLVPVPDSVDDETACQLVSMPLSAKMLLDSLGVKSGEWIAINAANGAVGKLLSQFGAEQGVRVLGLVRREAAVAEMAALGFSDVVATEGESWAEAVREKTGGAPIVRGIESLGGEGAGQLASILADGAELISFGAMTGQPLKLSAGELLFRNITVKGFWGAKPPVKPERIGQLLGELVADAAAGKLTLDIEAAYAIDQVGEAARASGEAGRKGKIAIRG; translated from the coding sequence ATGAAGCGCGCGGTCTATTTCGAATTCGGTACGCCCGAAAAGGTTCTTCAGGCCGAAGAGGCGCCGACGCCCGAGCCCGGTCCCGGCCAGGTGCGCGTCCGAATGATGCTTTCGGCGGTGCACAATCATGACCTCATGACGATTGCCGGGCAGTATGGCTTCAAGCCCAACCTGCCGGCCGTGCCCGGAACAGAAGCCGTCGGTCGGGTCGATGCGCTGGGTGAAGGAGTGACCCACCTCTCCCTCGGGCAGCGCGTGGCCGGGGGCGCCGAAGGTACATGGGCTCAATTCTACCTCGCCGATGCGGCTCGGCTGGTGCCGGTACCGGACAGCGTCGATGACGAAACCGCCTGCCAATTGGTATCGATGCCGCTTTCGGCCAAGATGCTGCTCGACAGCCTGGGCGTGAAATCGGGCGAGTGGATTGCGATCAATGCCGCCAATGGCGCCGTGGGCAAGCTGCTCAGCCAATTTGGGGCTGAACAGGGCGTGCGCGTCCTGGGGCTCGTGCGGCGCGAAGCGGCGGTGGCCGAAATGGCGGCGCTGGGTTTCTCCGATGTGGTGGCGACCGAGGGCGAAAGCTGGGCGGAAGCGGTGCGTGAGAAGACCGGCGGCGCCCCGATCGTGCGGGGCATCGAATCGCTGGGCGGGGAAGGCGCGGGACAATTGGCCTCAATCCTCGCCGACGGCGCCGAACTGATCAGCTTCGGGGCCATGACAGGCCAACCACTCAAGCTCTCGGCCGGGGAATTGCTGTTCCGCAACATCACGGTCAAGGGCTTCTGGGGCGCCAAACCGCCGGTCAAGCCGGAGCGGATCGGGCAATTGCTGGGCGAATTGGTGGCTGATGCCGCTGCGGGCAAGCTCACGCTCGATATCGAGGCCGCCTATGCCATCGATCAGGTGGGCGAGGCCGCCCGGGCCAGTGGCGAGGCGGGGCGCAAGGGCAAGATCGCAATCCGCGGCTAG
- a CDS encoding DUF2726 domain-containing protein: MDLLLPLLILALLLALVASRLFGRDRQPARPDAPDQLRIVMRARFERKRLLSRTEFELFRTVEQVLPRCGPGYRLMAQPSLGEVLATEDDGAFRCINAKRVDMLVIDAFSMPVLAIEHQGKGHYQGDAPARDAVKREALRRAGVEYLEIFDTFGAEEVRGMVSAALQRATPPRPLHQPRF, from the coding sequence ATGGACCTGCTGCTTCCGCTTCTGATCCTTGCTCTGCTGCTGGCCCTTGTCGCATCCCGCCTTTTTGGCCGCGACAGGCAGCCGGCACGGCCCGACGCGCCCGATCAATTGCGCATCGTCATGCGCGCCCGCTTTGAACGGAAGCGGCTTCTGTCCCGCACCGAATTCGAGCTTTTCCGCACCGTCGAGCAGGTGCTCCCCCGCTGCGGCCCTGGCTATCGATTGATGGCCCAGCCAAGCCTGGGGGAAGTCTTGGCCACCGAAGACGATGGAGCCTTTCGCTGCATCAATGCCAAGCGGGTCGACATGTTGGTCATCGACGCCTTCAGCATGCCGGTTCTTGCCATCGAGCATCAGGGCAAGGGGCATTATCAGGGCGATGCTCCAGCCCGCGACGCCGTCAAGCGCGAGGCTCTGCGTCGCGCCGGCGTCGAATATCTGGAGATTTTCGACACGTTCGGTGCCGAGGAGGTCCGGGGGATGGTCAGCGCCGCCCTGCAACGGGCGACGCCACCGCGCCCGTTGCACCAGCCACGGTTTTAG
- a CDS encoding carbohydrate kinase family protein, producing MTGRVLVIGDVMTDIIVKPEGPIVIGSDRRAEIRNRPGGSGANQAVWLASAGAEIVFAARVGAADKVFYENYFRGRGIVPVLGGDPDLPSGVLVTLLDPSGERSFLTDRGANLNLGPDDLGEDLLEGVGLVLVSGYSFFASGPRRAVQALLSVARARGVAIAVDPASTGFLDEVGPHLFRNWVGEADWLFANESEAEMLSSEADFDARMRDLGTQFRHVVIKRGRFGAVLGGKDGVAVSLPAPVVTVVDTTGAGDAFAAHFVAALLGGADGAACLSKGIAGGVEAVQFIGGQPQ from the coding sequence ATGACCGGCCGGGTCCTGGTCATCGGCGACGTGATGACCGACATCATCGTCAAGCCGGAAGGGCCGATCGTCATCGGCTCGGACCGGCGGGCGGAAATCCGCAACCGGCCCGGAGGCTCGGGCGCCAACCAGGCCGTATGGCTGGCGTCGGCAGGCGCCGAGATCGTCTTTGCGGCCCGCGTCGGGGCAGCGGACAAGGTGTTCTACGAGAATTATTTCCGGGGGCGGGGCATTGTGCCGGTTCTCGGCGGAGATCCCGACCTGCCCTCGGGCGTGCTCGTTACGCTGCTCGATCCGAGCGGGGAGCGCAGTTTCCTCACCGACCGTGGCGCCAATCTCAATCTCGGGCCGGATGATCTGGGCGAGGACCTGCTCGAAGGCGTCGGGCTGGTGCTGGTTTCGGGCTACAGCTTTTTTGCCAGCGGCCCAAGACGGGCCGTGCAGGCGCTGCTTTCGGTCGCGCGGGCGCGTGGCGTCGCCATCGCGGTCGATCCCGCCTCGACAGGCTTTCTCGATGAGGTGGGCCCCCATCTGTTTCGCAATTGGGTGGGTGAGGCCGACTGGCTGTTCGCCAATGAAAGCGAAGCGGAAATGTTGAGCAGCGAGGCGGATTTCGACGCGCGGATGCGCGACCTGGGCACGCAGTTTCGACACGTGGTGATCAAGCGCGGGCGGTTCGGCGCGGTGCTTGGCGGAAAGGACGGGGTGGCGGTGAGCCTGCCGGCACCCGTCGTCACCGTGGTGGATACGACTGGCGCGGGGGACGCTTTTGCCGCCCATTTCGTGGCGGCGCTACTTGGCGGCGCGGATGGCGCGGCCTGCCTGTCAAAAGGCATTGCCGGGGGCGTCGAGGCGGTGCAGTTCATCGGCGGCCAGCCACAGTAA
- a CDS encoding pseudouridine-5'-phosphate glycosidase → MPIDAYLSIADEVRAALAAGQPVVALESTIITHGMPYPQNLGMAREVEDVVRAHGAVPATIAIMNGQLKVGVSGADLETLAREGHKAAKASRRDMASLLANQVIAGTTVATTMQIAALAGIRIFATGGIGGVHRGAEDSFDISADLEELGRTPVAVICAGAKSILDIAKTLEVLETNGVPVLGHGTDDFPAFWARTSGHKVDQRFDDTEGIARMLAIQWDLDMGGVLIANPIPEEDAWEAEAIEGFITQALADAEAQSVKGKAATPFLLQRMFELTGGKSLESNIALVKNNAKVAAQIAVALAGAGR, encoded by the coding sequence ATGCCTATCGACGCCTATCTTTCCATTGCCGACGAGGTGCGCGCAGCCCTCGCCGCCGGCCAGCCCGTGGTGGCGCTGGAGTCGACAATCATCACCCATGGCATGCCCTATCCGCAGAACCTGGGCATGGCCCGCGAAGTGGAAGACGTCGTGCGCGCCCATGGCGCGGTGCCTGCCACCATCGCGATCATGAACGGCCAGCTCAAGGTGGGGGTGTCCGGCGCTGATCTCGAAACGCTGGCCCGGGAAGGTCACAAGGCTGCAAAGGCCAGCCGCCGCGACATGGCGAGCCTGCTGGCCAACCAGGTCATTGCCGGCACGACGGTCGCCACGACCATGCAGATCGCGGCGCTGGCCGGCATCCGTATCTTTGCCACCGGCGGCATTGGCGGGGTGCATCGGGGCGCCGAAGACAGCTTCGACATCTCCGCCGATCTCGAGGAACTGGGCCGCACTCCGGTCGCCGTGATCTGCGCCGGAGCCAAGTCGATCCTCGATATCGCCAAGACGCTCGAGGTGCTCGAAACCAACGGCGTGCCGGTTCTGGGCCATGGCACAGACGATTTTCCCGCATTCTGGGCGCGGACCAGCGGACACAAGGTCGACCAGCGCTTCGACGATACCGAAGGCATTGCCCGCATGCTGGCCATCCAATGGGATCTGGACATGGGCGGCGTGCTCATCGCCAATCCCATTCCGGAGGAAGATGCCTGGGAAGCAGAAGCGATCGAGGGCTTCATCACCCAGGCGCTGGCCGATGCCGAGGCGCAGAGCGTCAAGGGCAAGGCGGCGACGCCGTTCCTGTTGCAGCGCATGTTCGAGCTGACCGGCGGCAAGTCGCTGGAATCCAATATCGCTCTGGTCAAGAACAACGCAAAGGTAGCGGCCCAGATTGCCGTCGCCCTGGCAGGCGCCGGCAGATGA
- a CDS encoding polyamine ABC transporter substrate-binding protein, whose amino-acid sequence MKTSLAIALGALLAASPAIAQEEPVLNVYNWSDYIAPDTIANFTAETGIQVNYDVYDNNEIVDAKLLAGNSGYDIVVPSGNFLERQIMAGLILPLDKAQLTNYANLDPAALEAAAAVDADNAHGVPYMQNTIGLGYNVAAVAQALGTDDAPTSWDLLFDPETVGKLASCGVAIMDSPSEVMGAALHYLGLDPNSESEEDLAQAEQLLNSIKPSVRYFHSSQYIDDLGNGEICLAMGYSGDMFIAADNAAEGTDIAYLIPEEGAPTLYDFLAIPADAPHPGNAHKFIDYILRPEVVAEITNTVFYANPNPASLEFVAEEVKSNPSIYPSAETLANGFTMKAHSPDYEEVLTRTWTRIKTGQ is encoded by the coding sequence ATGAAAACCTCGCTCGCCATTGCCTTGGGCGCCCTTCTGGCCGCAAGCCCCGCTATCGCTCAGGAAGAGCCGGTCCTGAACGTCTATAATTGGTCAGACTATATCGCCCCCGACACCATTGCCAATTTCACTGCCGAGACTGGCATCCAGGTCAATTACGACGTCTACGACAACAACGAGATCGTCGATGCCAAGCTTTTGGCCGGTAATTCGGGCTATGACATCGTGGTGCCCTCGGGCAATTTCCTCGAGCGCCAGATCATGGCCGGGCTGATCCTGCCGCTCGACAAGGCCCAGCTCACCAATTACGCCAATCTTGATCCGGCAGCGCTGGAAGCCGCCGCAGCTGTCGATGCCGACAACGCCCATGGCGTGCCCTATATGCAGAACACGATCGGCCTCGGCTACAACGTGGCGGCCGTCGCCCAGGCCCTGGGGACCGACGACGCGCCCACAAGCTGGGACCTGCTGTTCGATCCCGAAACCGTGGGCAAGCTGGCCTCCTGTGGCGTCGCCATCATGGACAGCCCTTCCGAGGTCATGGGCGCGGCCCTGCACTATCTTGGCCTTGATCCCAATTCCGAAAGCGAGGAAGACCTGGCACAGGCCGAGCAATTGCTCAATTCGATCAAGCCGTCGGTGCGCTACTTCCACTCCAGCCAATATATCGACGACCTGGGCAATGGCGAAATCTGCCTGGCCATGGGCTATTCAGGGGACATGTTCATCGCCGCCGACAATGCGGCCGAAGGCACCGACATTGCCTACCTGATCCCCGAGGAAGGCGCGCCGACGCTCTATGACTTCCTGGCCATTCCTGCCGATGCACCCCACCCGGGCAATGCCCACAAGTTCATCGACTACATCCTGCGCCCCGAAGTGGTGGCCGAGATCACCAATACCGTGTTCTACGCCAATCCCAATCCGGCTTCGCTGGAATTCGTCGCCGAAGAAGTGAAGTCCAACCCCTCCATCTATCCCTCCGCCGAAACTCTGGCCAATGGCTTCACCATGAAGGCGCACTCCCCGGATTACGAAGAGGTCTTGACCCGCACCTGGACCCGCATCAAAACGGGTCAGTAA
- a CDS encoding ABC transporter ATP-binding protein codes for MAKKPQLAIDTRPWRDTANNKPFVRIKNVSKLFDNVAAVHEVSLDIYRSELFCLLGGSGSGKSTLLRMLAGFEQPTSGTIEIDGQDMTEVPPYNRPVNMMFQSYALFPHMSVEQNIAYGLKRDHLPKAEIEARVAELLTLVKLQDYGKRKPHQLSGGQRQRVALARALAKRPKLLLLDEPLGALDKKLREETQFELVKIQESLGVTFIVVTHDQEEAMTLATRIGVMNQGEIAMIGEPTDVYEYPNSRFVAGFIGSVNMVEGTVTEDEPDHVRIRSAELGCDIYVGHGVDCAPDQILWWAIRPEKMSLGREKPDTATNANVTTGIVEEIAYLGDISVYQVALESGKRIRVSQTNNVRGNPDAITWDEKVFVTWDDNAGSVLTV; via the coding sequence ATGGCGAAGAAACCGCAGCTGGCTATCGATACCCGTCCGTGGCGCGATACCGCGAACAACAAGCCTTTCGTGCGCATCAAGAACGTGTCGAAACTGTTCGACAACGTTGCGGCGGTGCACGAGGTCTCTCTCGACATCTATCGCTCCGAGCTGTTCTGCCTGCTGGGCGGGTCAGGCTCGGGCAAGTCCACGCTGTTGCGCATGCTGGCCGGCTTCGAGCAGCCCACATCGGGCACGATCGAGATCGATGGCCAGGACATGACCGAAGTGCCGCCCTATAACCGGCCGGTCAACATGATGTTCCAGTCCTATGCGCTGTTCCCGCACATGTCGGTCGAGCAGAACATCGCCTATGGCCTCAAGCGCGACCATCTGCCTAAGGCCGAGATCGAAGCGCGCGTCGCCGAGCTTCTGACCCTGGTCAAGCTGCAGGATTACGGCAAGCGCAAGCCGCATCAGCTCTCAGGCGGCCAGCGTCAGCGCGTGGCGCTGGCCCGCGCCCTCGCCAAGCGCCCCAAGCTGCTGCTGCTCGACGAGCCGCTTGGCGCGCTTGACAAGAAGCTCCGCGAGGAAACCCAGTTCGAACTGGTGAAGATTCAGGAAAGCCTGGGCGTCACCTTCATCGTCGTCACCCACGACCAGGAAGAAGCCATGACGCTCGCCACCCGCATCGGGGTGATGAACCAGGGCGAGATCGCCATGATCGGCGAGCCAACCGATGTGTACGAATATCCAAACTCCCGCTTCGTCGCCGGCTTTATCGGCTCGGTCAACATGGTCGAGGGCACGGTCACCGAGGACGAGCCCGACCATGTGCGCATCCGCTCGGCGGAATTGGGCTGCGACATCTATGTCGGTCACGGCGTCGATTGCGCCCCCGATCAGATCCTGTGGTGGGCCATCCGCCCCGAGAAAATGTCGCTGGGTCGCGAAAAGCCGGATACGGCCACCAATGCCAATGTCACCACCGGCATTGTCGAGGAAATCGCTTATCTGGGCGATATTTCCGTCTATCAGGTGGCGCTGGAAAGCGGCAAACGCATCCGCGTCAGCCAGACCAACAATGTGCGTGGCAATCCCGACGCCATCACCTGGGACGAAAAGGTTTTCGTCACCTGGGACGACAATGCCGGCTCGGTGCTGACAGTATGA
- a CDS encoding ABC transporter permease subunit, which translates to MTTQHEPTYPPPRRLKPWNAVERGLAKVGITGRMLVLAAPVIWLLVFFLVPLFVVFGISLTTKQFGRPPYSPLLTTEEGTVQLTLHLNNYIRLFTDNLYVAAYLSSIRIAAIATIITLLIGYPMAYAIARAPGPWRNILLMLVILPFFTSLLLRVYALTGFMRGNGVINQFLGLFGIQPIVMMQTDFAVYVGLVYTYLPFMILPLYTNLVKLDASLLEASADLGARPLRTFLSVTLPLSLPGIVAGSMLVFIPAIGEFVIPSLLGGPETLMIGRVLWDEFFSATNWPRAAAVAVAMLVVVVVPIMLLQRAQGAVVEK; encoded by the coding sequence ATGACCACCCAGCACGAACCCACCTATCCACCCCCAAGGCGGCTCAAGCCCTGGAATGCGGTCGAACGCGGCCTCGCCAAGGTCGGCATTACCGGGCGCATGCTGGTTCTGGCAGCGCCGGTCATCTGGCTGCTGGTCTTCTTCCTCGTGCCGCTCTTTGTGGTCTTCGGCATTTCGCTGACCACCAAGCAGTTTGGCCGCCCGCCCTATTCGCCGCTCCTCACCACCGAGGAAGGCACGGTGCAGCTGACCCTGCATCTGAACAACTACATCCGCCTCTTTACCGACAATCTCTATGTCGCGGCCTATCTCTCCTCCATCCGCATTGCTGCCATCGCCACGATCATTACCCTCTTGATCGGCTATCCCATGGCCTATGCCATTGCCCGGGCACCGGGCCCCTGGCGCAATATCCTGCTGATGCTGGTCATCCTGCCCTTCTTCACCTCGCTTCTGCTGCGCGTCTATGCCTTGACCGGCTTCATGCGCGGCAATGGCGTGATCAACCAGTTCCTGGGCCTGTTCGGCATCCAGCCCATCGTGATGATGCAGACCGATTTCGCCGTCTATGTCGGCCTCGTCTATACCTACCTGCCCTTCATGATCCTGCCGCTCTACACCAACCTCGTGAAGCTCGACGCCTCGCTCCTCGAAGCCTCGGCCGATCTGGGCGCCCGTCCCCTGCGCACTTTCCTGTCGGTCACCCTGCCGCTGTCGCTGCCCGGCATCGTGGCCGGGTCCATGCTGGTCTTCATTCCGGCCATCGGCGAATTCGTCATTCCCTCGCTGCTCGGCGGGCCGGAAACGCTGATGATCGGCCGCGTGCTCTGGGACGAGTTCTTCTCGGCCACCAATTGGCCGCGCGCCGCAGCTGTCGCCGTGGCCATGCTCGTGGTGGTTGTCGTGCCCATCATGCTCTTGCAGCGCGCCCAGGGCGCGGTAGTGGAGAAATAG
- a CDS encoding ABC transporter permease subunit → MFRRGWFLPIAAVLGFSFLYAPIVSLVIFSFNENRLVTVWSGFSFKWYGELFRDPQMLNAAWLSLQIAALSATIALVLGTLAAVALVRFRRFRGRTLFSGMVSAPLVMPDVITGLSLLLLFVAMESMLGWPQGRGMLTIVIAHATFCTAYVCVVVQSRLSDFDRSIEEAAMDLGASPVRTFFDVTLPIIAPALVSGWLLGFTLSLDDLVIASFVSGPGSSTLPMVIFSKVRLGVSPDVNALATIIIGIVSLGVIVATIIQLRSRPKKARG, encoded by the coding sequence ATGTTCCGTCGTGGCTGGTTCCTCCCCATCGCTGCTGTCCTGGGCTTTTCCTTTCTCTATGCCCCCATTGTCAGCCTCGTCATCTTCTCCTTCAACGAGAACCGCCTCGTGACCGTCTGGTCGGGCTTCTCGTTCAAGTGGTATGGCGAATTGTTCCGCGATCCGCAGATGCTCAACGCCGCCTGGCTGAGCTTGCAGATCGCAGCGCTCAGCGCCACGATTGCGCTGGTCCTGGGCACGCTGGCAGCCGTCGCATTGGTGCGCTTCCGTCGTTTCCGCGGGCGGACACTGTTTTCCGGCATGGTCTCCGCGCCCCTCGTCATGCCCGACGTCATCACCGGCCTTTCGCTGCTGCTCCTGTTCGTGGCCATGGAATCCATGCTTGGCTGGCCCCAGGGCCGCGGCATGCTGACCATCGTCATTGCCCACGCGACCTTCTGCACGGCCTATGTCTGTGTCGTCGTGCAATCGCGCCTCTCCGATTTCGATCGCAGCATCGAGGAAGCAGCCATGGACCTGGGCGCTTCCCCGGTTCGCACCTTCTTCGACGTCACCCTGCCCATCATCGCTCCGGCCCTGGTGTCCGGCTGGCTCCTGGGCTTTACCCTCTCGCTCGATGACCTCGTCATCGCCAGCTTCGTGTCGGGCCCCGGCTCGTCGACCTTGCCCATGGTCATCTTTTCCAAGGTGCGCCTGGGCGTCTCGCCCGACGTCAATGCACTGGCCACCATCATCATCGGCATCGTGTCCCTGGGGGTCATCGTGGCAACGATCATCCAGCTGCGCAGCCGGCCGAAAAAGGCCAGGGGCTGA
- the purU gene encoding formyltetrahydrofolate deformylase produces MPAANFVLTLSCADRPGIVAAVTTELAALNANIAESNQFWDQETGRFFMRLAFTAPEDKSRETIEKALKSPIERFDMKTALYDQGRKKRIVIMVSKFDHTLLHLLYQIRVGWLDAEVAAIISNHQDTRKIAEDAAIPFHYLPVSKDTKADQEAQVLDLVKASGADLVVLARYMQVLSDNLSTRLFGQVINIHHSFLPSFKGAKPYHQAHERGVKIIGATAHYVTPDLDEGPIIEQETARVTHAMSPDDLVAAGRDIESRVLARAVKLHLESRVMLNGKKTVVFG; encoded by the coding sequence ATGCCCGCGGCCAATTTCGTTCTCACCCTCAGCTGTGCCGACCGGCCCGGCATCGTCGCTGCCGTCACCACCGAACTGGCCGCCCTCAACGCCAATATTGCCGAAAGCAACCAGTTCTGGGACCAGGAGACGGGCCGCTTTTTCATGCGCCTCGCCTTCACGGCGCCGGAGGACAAGAGCCGCGAAACCATCGAAAAGGCCCTGAAATCACCCATCGAGCGCTTCGACATGAAGACCGCGCTTTATGATCAGGGCCGCAAGAAGCGCATCGTCATCATGGTCAGCAAGTTCGACCACACGCTGTTGCACCTGCTCTACCAGATCCGCGTCGGCTGGCTCGATGCCGAGGTCGCCGCGATCATTTCCAATCACCAGGACACGCGCAAGATCGCCGAAGATGCAGCCATCCCCTTCCACTATCTGCCGGTCAGCAAGGACACCAAGGCCGATCAGGAAGCCCAGGTGCTTGATCTGGTAAAGGCCTCTGGCGCTGATCTGGTGGTGCTCGCACGCTATATGCAGGTGCTGTCGGACAATCTCTCCACACGCCTGTTCGGCCAGGTGATCAATATCCACCACTCGTTCCTGCCCAGTTTCAAGGGCGCCAAGCCCTATCACCAGGCTCATGAGCGCGGCGTCAAGATCATCGGTGCCACCGCCCACTACGTCACGCCCGATCTCGACGAAGGCCCGATCATCGAGCAGGAAACCGCCCGCGTCACCCATGCCATGAGCCCGGATGACCTCGTTGCCGCCGGCCGCGACATCGAAAGCCGCGTTCTGGCCCGGGCCGTCAAGCTGCACCTCGAAAGCCGCGTCATGCTCAACGGCAAGAAGACGGTTGTGTTCGGTTGA
- a CDS encoding RrF2 family transcriptional regulator, protein MISQKAKYALRALVSLARAGRGESRMIGEISREQAIPKKFLEQILLELKRAGFVTSRRGRMGGYELVKSPEEIMYGDVLRLIDGPIAPLPCLSKIAYRKCEDCRDESACEIRHVFERVTLATRAVLDRTSLADSLNLEDLPVEAA, encoded by the coding sequence ATGATTTCGCAGAAGGCCAAATATGCTCTGCGCGCGCTGGTGTCGCTGGCGCGGGCTGGTCGCGGGGAAAGCCGCATGATCGGGGAAATCTCGCGCGAGCAGGCCATCCCCAAGAAGTTCCTCGAGCAAATCCTTCTCGAACTCAAGCGCGCCGGCTTCGTGACCAGCCGTCGCGGGCGCATGGGCGGCTATGAACTGGTCAAGTCGCCCGAAGAGATCATGTATGGGGACGTGCTGCGGCTGATCGATGGCCCGATTGCCCCGCTCCCCTGTCTCTCCAAGATCGCCTATCGCAAATGCGAGGATTGCCGGGACGAGAGCGCCTGTGAAATCCGCCACGTCTTCGAGCGCGTCACGCTGGCGACCCGAGCCGTGCTTGACCGCACCAGCCTTGCGGATTCGCTCAATCTGGAAGACCTGCCGGTCGAGGCCGCCTAG
- a CDS encoding transglutaminase-like domain-containing protein yields MRFSVGCEIGYDLQSQSTLIFNISAMQGGRQRILSERLTISPDLVADEKTAADSGNRFVRLTSDPGEVRLRYEAEVELAPLHNEPESVDEVPVAKLPLETLTFLNPSRYCPSDQLARFASRQFGNIAPGFGRVTEICNWINSEVDYLAGSSDTTTTAADTFAMRAGVCRDFAHLGITFCRALGIPARLVSCYAWQLEPQDFHAVFEAWLGDRWYLFDPTRMAALDGMVRIGCGRDAADTAFATIYGSVISQPIRVWSEALDGDTSAQWTTDAVSVTRS; encoded by the coding sequence GTGCGTTTTTCGGTAGGATGCGAAATCGGCTATGACTTGCAGAGCCAGTCCACGCTCATCTTCAACATCAGCGCCATGCAGGGCGGTCGCCAGCGCATCCTTTCGGAACGCCTGACCATCTCGCCCGATCTCGTGGCGGACGAAAAGACTGCGGCCGACAGCGGCAATCGCTTCGTGCGGCTGACCTCCGACCCCGGCGAAGTGCGCTTGCGCTACGAAGCCGAAGTGGAACTGGCTCCGCTTCATAACGAGCCCGAAAGCGTCGACGAAGTACCCGTCGCCAAGCTGCCGCTCGAAACGCTCACCTTTCTCAATCCCTCGCGCTATTGCCCATCTGACCAGTTGGCGCGCTTTGCTTCGCGCCAGTTCGGCAATATCGCGCCCGGTTTTGGCCGTGTCACCGAAATCTGCAACTGGATCAATTCCGAGGTCGATTACCTCGCCGGCTCGAGCGACACCACGACCACGGCGGCCGATACCTTTGCCATGCGGGCGGGCGTCTGCCGCGACTTTGCTCATCTCGGCATCACCTTTTGCCGCGCCCTGGGCATCCCTGCCCGGCTGGTCTCGTGCTATGCTTGGCAACTGGAGCCGCAGGACTTCCATGCCGTGTTCGAAGCCTGGCTGGGCGACCGCTGGTATCTCTTTGATCCCACGCGCATGGCCGCGCTTGACGGCATGGTGCGCATTGGCTGCGGCCGCGACGCCGCCGACACCGCTTTCGCCACCATCTATGGCTCGGTCATTTCCCAGCCTATCCGCGTCTGGAGCGAAGCGCTGGATGGCGACACCAGCGCGCAATGGACCACCGATGCGGTCAGCGTGACACGCAGCTGA
- a CDS encoding transglutaminase family protein produces the protein MTLLSVRHDTVYRYARAVQFGDHRMLVRPRDSAEQRLDDFRLTIFPEPAAIRWILDVFGNGIAIASFDEPAEELRISAQMVLDHVHDRTPRFEIENRARTYPFDYGQVDAIDLAPNMQRQFPEEHEVDAWARQFVTQGGATETSHLLMTMTAGIKEGFTYLRRPDPGTQRPSLTLASRQGTCRDFALLMIEAVRALGFAARFVTGYLYSPARDGDHRGGGATHAWCQVYLPGAGWVEFDPTNGIIGTRDLIRVGVAREPRQAIPISGTFVGKKDDYLGMDVEVEVRRVTSPQDGMG, from the coding sequence ATGACCCTGTTGTCGGTACGGCACGACACCGTCTATCGCTATGCGCGGGCGGTGCAGTTCGGCGACCACCGCATGCTGGTGCGTCCGCGCGACAGCGCCGAGCAGCGGCTCGACGATTTCCGGCTGACCATCTTTCCCGAGCCGGCGGCGATCCGCTGGATCCTCGATGTGTTCGGCAATGGCATTGCCATTGCCAGTTTCGATGAGCCGGCGGAGGAATTGCGGATCAGCGCGCAGATGGTGCTTGACCATGTGCATGACCGCACGCCGCGCTTCGAGATCGAAAACCGGGCGCGCACCTATCCCTTCGATTACGGGCAGGTGGACGCAATCGACCTGGCGCCCAACATGCAGCGGCAATTTCCCGAAGAGCACGAGGTGGATGCCTGGGCGCGCCAATTCGTGACGCAGGGCGGGGCGACCGAAACCAGCCACCTCTTGATGACGATGACGGCGGGCATCAAGGAGGGTTTCACCTATCTGCGCCGGCCCGATCCGGGCACGCAGCGGCCATCGCTGACCCTGGCCAGCCGGCAGGGCACATGCCGGGACTTCGCGCTTCTGATGATCGAGGCGGTGCGGGCTCTGGGCTTTGCCGCCCGGTTCGTCACCGGCTATCTCTATTCACCGGCGAGGGACGGGGACCATCGCGGGGGCGGGGCCACCCATGCCTGGTGCCAGGTGTATCTGCCTGGGGCGGGCTGGGTCGAATTCGACCCCACGAACGGCATTATCGGCACGCGTGACCTGATCCGCGTCGGCGTCGCCCGTGAACCGCGCCAGGCCATTCCGATCTCGGGGACGTTCGTGGGTAAGAAGGACGATTACCTTGGCATGGATGTCGAGGTCGAGGTGCGGCGGGTCACGAGCCCACAGGATGGCATGGGCTGA